In the Breoghania sp. genome, TCAACCCGATCCTGCCGCGCGGCAACCCGGCGCCGGGCATCGGAAACACGCTCGATCAGCTGATGGAAAGTTCGCTCGACGAGTTGAACATTTCGGCCGAATACGGGCTGATCGCGGAGGCCACACGCCATCCGGCAGATGATTCGTGGGTCGAATTCCGCCTTAACCCGGCCGCGCGCTGGCATGACGGGGAACCGATCACGGCGGATGACGTGATCTGGAGCTTCGAGAAGCTGGTGGAGATCAACCCTTCCCAGCGTTTCTACTATCGCAACGTGGTCAAGGCGGAGAAGACGGGCGACGACGTGGTGCGCTTTTCCTTCGATGTGAAGAACAACCGCGAGCTGCCCCACATCATGGGTCAACTCCCGATCCTGCCGAAACACTGGTGGGAGGGCACGAACGACAAGGGCGAGAAACGCGACATTTCAAAGGGCACACTGGAACCGCCGCTCGGCTCCGGCCCTTACCGGATCGCCTCCTTCGATGTTAACCGCTCCATCACCTATGAGCGGGTGAAGGACTACTGGGCGGCCGACCTTCCGGTGCGCAAGGGCACCAACAATTTCGACACGATCCGCTACGATTCCTATCGCGATTCCACCGTGGTTCTGGAGGCCTTCAAGGGCGACCAGTATGATTTCCGCTCCGAGAACAGCGCCAAGAATTGGGCGACGGGCTACGATTTCCCGGCTCGCTCCGAAGGCAAGGTGATTCTGGAGACCTTCCCGGACAAGGCGGTCGGGCGGATGCAGGCCTTCGTCATGAACCTGCGGTTGCCGAAGTTCTCCGATGAGCGTGTGCGCGAGGCGCTGAATTACGCCTTCGATTTCGAGACCGTCAATCGCACCACCTTTTATGGCCAGTACAAGCGCATCGCGAGCTACTTCGCGGGCACGGAGCTCGCTTCCTCCGGCTTGCCGCAGGGCAAGGAACTGGAAATCCTGGAATCCGTGCGCGACCTGGTCCCGGCCTCCGTGTTCACCACGCCTTACGAAAACCCCGTGGGCGGCAGCACCGGCGCCATGCGCGCCAACCTGAAAAAGGCGGTGAACCTTCTAAAGGAAGCGGGCTACGGCCTGAAGGGCCGCCAGATGGTGAACCTGAAAACGGGCGAGCCGCTGACCATCGACTTCATCGACCACGATCCGAATTCTGAACGTTTCGTCCTGCCGTTTGCCAACAACCTCAAGCGCATCGGCATCGAGATGTCCTTCCGGGTTCTGGACACGCCGCAATATATCAACCGTATCCGCAACCGCGATTTCGAGATGACGACGCTGGCCTGGGGCCAATCGCTCTCTCCCGGCAACGAACAGCGCGACTTCTGGGGCTCGGAAGCTGCCGGACGCAATCAGTCTCGCAACTATGCCGGCATTCGTGACAAGGGCGTCGATGCGCTGATCGACAAGGTGATCTTCGCAGATACCCGCGAGGACCTGATCGCCGCCACCAAGGCGCTCGACCGGGTGCTGCTCGCCCATTATTATGTGGTGCCGCAGTGGTATGTCGATCTCTTCCGCACGGCGCGCTGGGACCGGTTCTCGCATCCGCAGAACATGCCCCAATACACCCACGGCTTTCCCCAGATCTGGTGGTGGGACGCGGCGAAGGCCGCCAAGACGGGGGAGCAGCCATGAGCGGCGGCGTCAACCGACGTGACGTGCTGGCCTGGGGGGCCGGCGCAGCCCTCAGCCCGCTGCTGCGCCTGCCGAAGGCGCTCGCACAGACCGCACCCGGGGCTGCTGCCGACACCGATACCGGACCGCGACATGGCTTGTCTGTCTTCGGCGATCTGAAATACGGACCCGACTTCAGCCATTTCGACTATCTCGATCCGGACGCGCCGAAAGGCGGCAGGATGGTGTTCAATGCGCCGTCCTGGGCCTATAACCAGAACCCGCTGACCTTCGACACGCTCAACACCTTCATTTTGAAGGGAAACGCCCCGCCGCGCATGGAGCTGTGTTTCGACACGCTGATGGTGCGCGCGCTCGACGAGCCGGACGCCATGTACGGGCTGGTGGCGGAAAGCGTCGCCATCTCCGAGGACCGCAATGTCTATACCTTCCGGCTGCGGCCAGAAGCGCGGTTTCATGACGGATCGCCGCTGACGGCGGACGACGTCGCCTTCTCGCTGATGCTCCTGAAGGAAAAAGGCCATCCGGCGATCACGCAGACGATCCGCGAGCTGGAAAGCGCTGCCGCGGTGGACGCGCACACGCTCCAGGTGCGCTTTTCAGGCACACATAGCCGCCAGCTTCCGCTGATCGTGGCTGGCCTGCCGATCCTTTCCAAGGCCTTTTACACGGTGAACGACTTCACCCAGTCGACGCTGGCCCCGCCGCTTGGCTCCGGACCTTACCGGGTGGGCGAGGTCGATGCGGGGCGTTCCATCGAATATGAGCGCGTGTCCGACTGGTGGGCAAAGGACCTGCCGGTCTCGCGCGGGGCCTTCAATTTCGACACGCTCCGCCTGGAGTTCTTCCGCGAGCGCGACATCGCGTTCGAGGCCTTCAAGAAGGGCAAGATCACCTTCCGCGAGGAATTCACCTCCAAGACATGGGCAACGGGCTACGATTTTCCTGCCATCCGCCAGGGACGTGTCATCAGGGCGACCTTCCCCGACAATCGCCTTGCGGGCACACAGGGCTGGTTCTTCAACACACGGCGCAAGAAGTTCTCCGATCCGCGGACCCGCCAGGCCGTCGGGCTCGCCTTCGACTTCGAATGGACCAACGAAAACCTGTTCTATGGGCTCTATGAGCGAACCCAATCCTACTTCCAGAACTCCGACATGATGGCGACGGGAAAACCCTCGCCGGACGAATTGCGCCTTCTTGAGCTTTTCCGCGGACAGGTTCCCGATGAGGTCTTTGAGGAGGTGTGGGTATCGCCGAAGACCGACGGGTCGGGCCGCGACCGCGCCGCGTTGCGCAAGGCGCATGATCTTTTGAAGGAAGCCGGATGGATACGGGACGGCAAAAGGCTTGTCTCGGCGGACGGCGAGCCGCTGACGATCGAGTTTCTCGCCAATGGACCGATTTTCGGGCGGGTGATCCAGCCCTATGCCAACAGGCTGGCGCTGCTCGGCATTGATGCGCAGTTCCGGCAGGTCGATTCCTCGCAATTTCAGGCACGCCTCAACACGTTCGATTTCGACGTGACGGCGCGGCGTTATGCGATGGCGTCCACGCCGGGCGAGGGCATTCGCCAGTTCTGGGGCAGTCGCGCGGCCAAGACAGAGGGAAGCGCCAATCTCGCGGGCATTGCCAGCCCGGCCGTCGATGCGCTGATCGAGAAGGTGATTCATGCCGAGAGCCGCGAGGCGATGACCACCGCCGCGCGCGCGCTCGACCGCGTGCTGCGGGCGGGCCACTACTGGGTGCCGAACTGGTTCAAGTCGACCCACACGGTCGCCTATTGGGATCAATTCGGATATGCGGAACCGATCCCGGCATATGATTTTCCGGTCGAGACCACATGGTGGTACGACCCTGAAAAGGCAAAACGAATCGGCAGATCGGACTGAGCGCGCCGAACGTTCCGCCTCAGGCTTTTCACGAAACGTGGGTCCGCATGTTCCGGACCCGAGCACCAGACGAGATTCATCGCGATGGGCGCCTATATTCTTCGACGTCTGCTCCTGATGATCCCGACCATCATCGGGATCATGGCGATCAATTTCGCCATCATCCAGTTCGCCCCCGGCGGACCGGTGGAGCAGATCATCGCCAAGCTTCAGGGGACCGACGTTTCCGCGACAGCGCGTATTTCCGGCGGCGGCGGCGATTTCGGTGGCCAGCAGCCGCAAGCAGCCGGGGGCGGGGAAGCGGCCAATTCCGGCTATCGCGGCGCCCAGGGGCTCGACCCGGAATTCATCGCCAGTCTTGAAAAGCAGTTCGGCTTCGACAAGCCCCCCCTCACCCGTTTCGGCGAGATGTTGTGGAACTATGCGAGATTCGATTTCGGCGAGAGCTATTTCCGCGACATCTCGGTCATCGACCTGATCAAGGAAAAACTCCCTGTCTCCATTTCGCTTGGCCTTTGGATGACCCTTCTTTCCTATGGCATCTCCATTCCGCTGGGGGTGCGCAAGGCGGTCAAGGACGGCTCGCGTTTCGATGTCTGGACCTCCGCCGTCATCATTGTCGGCTACGCCATTCCGGGCTTTCTCTTCGCGGTGCTGCTGATCGTGCTGTTTGCGGGCGGCTCCTACTGGGACATCTTTCCGCTTCGCGGGCTCACCTCCGACAACTGGGACAGCCTGTCCTGGGGTGCGCGGATCGTGGATTATTTCTGGCATCTGGCGCTGCCCCTGACCGCCATGGCGCTGTCTGCCTTCGCCACCACCACGCTTCTGACCAAGAATTCCTTCCTCGACGAGATCCGCAAGCAATATGTGGTGACCGCGCGCGCCAAGGGGCTGACCGAGCGCCGGGTGCTTTACGGGCACGTTTTCCGCAATGCCATGCTGATCGTGATCGCAGGTTTTCCCGGCGCGTTCATCACGTCCTTCTTCGCCGGTTCGCTGCTCATCGAGACGATCTTCTCGCTGAACGGCATCGGGCTTCTGTCCTATGAAGCGGTGCTGACCCGCGACTATCCGGTGGTCTTCGCAACGCTCTACATCTTCTCGCTGCTGAGCCTCTTCGTGACGCTCATTTCCGACCTCACCTATACGTGGATCGATCCGCGCATCGATTTCGAAAGCCGGGAGGTCTGAGCCATGGATCAGCAAAACAAGGACCCGAGGAACGCCTCCGCCGCCGCGACCGATGCGCCGCCGCCGCGCTTTCAGCTGTCGCCGCTCAACCAGCGCCGCCTTGCCAGCTTCAAGGCGAACCGGCGCGGATTCTGGGCGCTGTGGATCTTCCTCACGCTCTTCATCCTGTCGCTCTTTGCCAATGTCATCGCCAATGACCGGCCGATCCTCGTTTCCTACAAGGGCGAGATCCTGAGCCCGGTTCTGATCGATTACCCGGAGGAGAAATTCGGCGGGTTCCTCGCGGTGACCGATTATCGCGATCCCTATATCCAGGAAGAGATCAACGCCAATGGCTGGATGCTCTGGCCGCCGATCCGCTATGCCTACGGCACGGTGAACACAGCCATTCCCACGCCCGCACCGGCGCCGCCCTCCTGGAAATTCGACACCGAAACGCGCTGCCAGCAATATCCGCAAGGCGCGGCGGACCCCAATTGCACCCTCGGCAACTGGAACTGGCTGGGCACGGACGATCAGGGCCGCGACGTGCTGGCCCGGCTCATCTACGGCTTCCGGCTGTCGGTCCTCTTCGGGCTGGTGCTGACGCTTCTGTCCTCCGTGATCGGCGTCTCGGCCGGCGCCGTGCAAGGCTATTACGGCGGCTGGATCGATCTCGGTTTCCAGCGGGTGATCGAGATCTGGACCTCCATGCCGCAGCTTTATCTGATCCTGATCATCTCCTCGGTGCTGGTGCCGAATTTCTGGGTTCTTTGCGGGATCCTGCTGGCCTTCTCCTGGGTGGCGCTGGTGGGTGTCGTGCGCGCGGAATTCCTGCGCGGGCGCAATTTCGAATATGTGAACGCGGCGCGCGCGCTCGGCGTTTCCAACCGCACCATCATGTTCCGCCACCTTCTGCCCAACGCCATGGTGGCGACGCTGACCTTCCTGCCCTTCATCCTGAACGGCTCGATCTCCACGCTGACGTCGCTCGATTTCCTCGGCTTCGGCCTGCCCCCCGGCTCCCCCTCGCTGGGCGAGCTTTTGAAACAGGGCAAGGACAACCTTCAGGCCCCGTGGCTTGGCATTTCCGGGTTCATCACCATCTCGCTCATGCTGAGCCTGCTGATCTTCATCGGTGAAGCGGTGCGTGACGCCTTCGATCCGCGCAAGACGTTCAAGTGAGGCAGCCATGACCATGACACCCCACCATCCGGCCCCGCTGCTTCAGGTGAAGGATCTCTCCGTCGATTTCGCGCAAGGCGGCACTGTCACCCATGCGGTGCGCAACGTGTCGTTCGAGATCGCGCCGGGCGAGACGCTGGCGCTTGTGGGCGAGAGCGGATCCGGCAAATCGGTGACCGCGCTTTCGGTGCTGAAGTTGCTCGGCTATCCGGCAGCTTCGCACCCCTCCGGTGAGATCCTGTTCGAGGGGCAGGACCTGCTCACCGCCTCCGACCAGACGTTGCGGGGCATTCGCGGCAACCGGGTGGCGATGATCTTCCAGGAGCCGATGACCTCGCTCAATCCGCTGCATCAGGTGGAACGGCAGATCATGGAAGTGCTCAAGCTGCATAGTGGCATGAGCGACACCAAGGCCCGGGCGCGCACGCTGGAGCTGCTCGATCAGGTGGGCATCCGCAATCCGGAAAGCCGGTTGAAGAGCTATCCGCACCAGCTTTCCGGCGGCCAGCGCCAGCGCGTGATGATCGCCATGGCGCTCGCCAACGAACCGGACCTGCTGATCGCGGACGAACCGACCACCGCGCTCGACGTCACCGTGCAGGCGCAGATCCTGAAGCTTTTGAAGGAGCTTCAGGAAGAGCGCGGCATGGCGCTGCTGTTCATCACCCATGATCTGGGCATCGTGCGCAAGATCTCCGACCGGGTCTGCGTGATGACGGAGGGCGAGATCGTGGAACAGGGGCCGACGGAGCGGATTTTCGAGACGCCCGAACACCCCTATACGCGGCATCTGCTCGCCGCCGAGCCGAAAGGCGCGCCGCCCGAGCGGGACACGACCCGACCGGTGGTCGTGCAGGCGGATGATCTGAAGGTGTGGTTCCCGATCCGGCGCGGGCTGATGCGCAAGACCGTCGGCCACATCAAGGCGGTGGACGGGATCGACATCGCCGTGCGCGAGGGACAGACGCTGGGGGTCGTGGGCGAATCCGGGTCCGGCAAGACCACGCTGGGGCTGGCCTTGTTGCGCATGATCTCCTCCAGGGGGCGCATCGCGTTTCTCGGCAAGGAGATCCAGGAAAAGTCGTGGCAGGAGATGCGTCCACTGAGGCGCGACATGCAGATCGTCTTCCAGGATCCCTTCGGCTCGCTCAGTCCGCGCATGTCGGTGGCCGATATCGTGGGCGAGGGACTGCTGGTCCACTTCCCCGGCATCAGTGCGAGCGAGCGCGACAGGCGGGTCTGTCAGGCGCTTGAGGAGGTCGGCCTCGATGCCGCCTCACGCCATCGCTATCCGCACGAGTTTTCCGGCGGGCAGCGCCAGCGCATCTCGGTGGCCCGCGCCATGGTGCTGGAGCCGAAATTCGTGATGCTCGACGAGCCGACCTCCGCGCTCGACATGAGTGTGCAGGCGCAGGTCGTCGATCTCTTGCGCAATCTGCAGAAGAAGCACGACCTCGCCTATCTCTTCATCAGCCACGATCTGAAGGTGGTGCGCGCGCTCGCCAATGACGTGATCGTCATGCGCGAGGGCAAGGTGGTGGAGGCGGGTACGGCGCAGGCGATCTTCGACCATCCGCAGACCGACTACACCCGCGCGCTGATGGCGGCCGCCTTCCGCATCGAGACAGCGCCGGACGGCGTGGTCGCGGACTAGCGGACCGCTCGCAGCTCTAGTCGTTCAGGAGCGTGACGTTTGGCGTCTGTTCCAGCGACTGGGGCATGTTGAGGCCGTAGAGCCGGTGGAGGACGAAATCGACCTCGTTGGCGAAGAACGG is a window encoding:
- a CDS encoding microcin C ABC transporter permease YejB produces the protein MGAYILRRLLLMIPTIIGIMAINFAIIQFAPGGPVEQIIAKLQGTDVSATARISGGGGDFGGQQPQAAGGGEAANSGYRGAQGLDPEFIASLEKQFGFDKPPLTRFGEMLWNYARFDFGESYFRDISVIDLIKEKLPVSISLGLWMTLLSYGISIPLGVRKAVKDGSRFDVWTSAVIIVGYAIPGFLFAVLLIVLFAGGSYWDIFPLRGLTSDNWDSLSWGARIVDYFWHLALPLTAMALSAFATTTLLTKNSFLDEIRKQYVVTARAKGLTERRVLYGHVFRNAMLIVIAGFPGAFITSFFAGSLLIETIFSLNGIGLLSYEAVLTRDYPVVFATLYIFSLLSLFVTLISDLTYTWIDPRIDFESREV
- a CDS encoding extracellular solute-binding protein, producing MSGGVNRRDVLAWGAGAALSPLLRLPKALAQTAPGAAADTDTGPRHGLSVFGDLKYGPDFSHFDYLDPDAPKGGRMVFNAPSWAYNQNPLTFDTLNTFILKGNAPPRMELCFDTLMVRALDEPDAMYGLVAESVAISEDRNVYTFRLRPEARFHDGSPLTADDVAFSLMLLKEKGHPAITQTIRELESAAAVDAHTLQVRFSGTHSRQLPLIVAGLPILSKAFYTVNDFTQSTLAPPLGSGPYRVGEVDAGRSIEYERVSDWWAKDLPVSRGAFNFDTLRLEFFRERDIAFEAFKKGKITFREEFTSKTWATGYDFPAIRQGRVIRATFPDNRLAGTQGWFFNTRRKKFSDPRTRQAVGLAFDFEWTNENLFYGLYERTQSYFQNSDMMATGKPSPDELRLLELFRGQVPDEVFEEVWVSPKTDGSGRDRAALRKAHDLLKEAGWIRDGKRLVSADGEPLTIEFLANGPIFGRVIQPYANRLALLGIDAQFRQVDSSQFQARLNTFDFDVTARRYAMASTPGEGIRQFWGSRAAKTEGSANLAGIASPAVDALIEKVIHAESREAMTTAARALDRVLRAGHYWVPNWFKSTHTVAYWDQFGYAEPIPAYDFPVETTWWYDPEKAKRIGRSD
- a CDS encoding extracellular solute-binding protein; the encoded protein is MSGPFIRSFIAALIIAPTLVLGAQAQGQAQSDMSAKEEPQWQYATALTGTPKYGPDDDHFDYVNPDAPKGGSVRLSSQGGFDTFNPILPRGNPAPGIGNTLDQLMESSLDELNISAEYGLIAEATRHPADDSWVEFRLNPAARWHDGEPITADDVIWSFEKLVEINPSQRFYYRNVVKAEKTGDDVVRFSFDVKNNRELPHIMGQLPILPKHWWEGTNDKGEKRDISKGTLEPPLGSGPYRIASFDVNRSITYERVKDYWAADLPVRKGTNNFDTIRYDSYRDSTVVLEAFKGDQYDFRSENSAKNWATGYDFPARSEGKVILETFPDKAVGRMQAFVMNLRLPKFSDERVREALNYAFDFETVNRTTFYGQYKRIASYFAGTELASSGLPQGKELEILESVRDLVPASVFTTPYENPVGGSTGAMRANLKKAVNLLKEAGYGLKGRQMVNLKTGEPLTIDFIDHDPNSERFVLPFANNLKRIGIEMSFRVLDTPQYINRIRNRDFEMTTLAWGQSLSPGNEQRDFWGSEAAGRNQSRNYAGIRDKGVDALIDKVIFADTREDLIAATKALDRVLLAHYYVVPQWYVDLFRTARWDRFSHPQNMPQYTHGFPQIWWWDAAKAAKTGEQP
- a CDS encoding ABC transporter ATP-binding protein — its product is MTPHHPAPLLQVKDLSVDFAQGGTVTHAVRNVSFEIAPGETLALVGESGSGKSVTALSVLKLLGYPAASHPSGEILFEGQDLLTASDQTLRGIRGNRVAMIFQEPMTSLNPLHQVERQIMEVLKLHSGMSDTKARARTLELLDQVGIRNPESRLKSYPHQLSGGQRQRVMIAMALANEPDLLIADEPTTALDVTVQAQILKLLKELQEERGMALLFITHDLGIVRKISDRVCVMTEGEIVEQGPTERIFETPEHPYTRHLLAAEPKGAPPERDTTRPVVVQADDLKVWFPIRRGLMRKTVGHIKAVDGIDIAVREGQTLGVVGESGSGKTTLGLALLRMISSRGRIAFLGKEIQEKSWQEMRPLRRDMQIVFQDPFGSLSPRMSVADIVGEGLLVHFPGISASERDRRVCQALEEVGLDAASRHRYPHEFSGGQRQRISVARAMVLEPKFVMLDEPTSALDMSVQAQVVDLLRNLQKKHDLAYLFISHDLKVVRALANDVIVMREGKVVEAGTAQAIFDHPQTDYTRALMAAAFRIETAPDGVVAD
- a CDS encoding ABC transporter permease codes for the protein MDQQNKDPRNASAAATDAPPPRFQLSPLNQRRLASFKANRRGFWALWIFLTLFILSLFANVIANDRPILVSYKGEILSPVLIDYPEEKFGGFLAVTDYRDPYIQEEINANGWMLWPPIRYAYGTVNTAIPTPAPAPPSWKFDTETRCQQYPQGAADPNCTLGNWNWLGTDDQGRDVLARLIYGFRLSVLFGLVLTLLSSVIGVSAGAVQGYYGGWIDLGFQRVIEIWTSMPQLYLILIISSVLVPNFWVLCGILLAFSWVALVGVVRAEFLRGRNFEYVNAARALGVSNRTIMFRHLLPNAMVATLTFLPFILNGSISTLTSLDFLGFGLPPGSPSLGELLKQGKDNLQAPWLGISGFITISLMLSLLIFIGEAVRDAFDPRKTFK